One region of Pangasianodon hypophthalmus isolate fPanHyp1 chromosome 15, fPanHyp1.pri, whole genome shotgun sequence genomic DNA includes:
- the spry4 gene encoding protein sprouty homolog 4, with protein sequence MESRVAHHIPGVSSSMMVQPLLDSRVPYGRLQHPLTIYPIDQMKSLHVENDYIDSPAVVSQQPPSHKVATRGQEVLLGAQHHPHLSRCEAPDATTHPWISFSGRPSSISSSSSTSSDQRLLEHAAPTPLVDSYSSGGGHARILGTEQPKLPGSKPQHSKPGVALPTEKNHMPLCDKCGKCRCTECTLPRTLPSCWVCNQECLCSAQNLVDSATCMCLVKGVFYHCTEDEDEEGSCADKPCSCSHSNCCARWSFMAAISLVLPCLMCYLPAVGCAKLSQKCYDSLRRPGCRCKSAQACKVAEAKNCPLEKQAS encoded by the coding sequence ATGGAGTCGAGGGTTGCTCACCACATTCCTGGAGTCTCTTCGTCCATGATGGTGCAGCCTTTGCTGGACAGCAGGGTCCCTTACGGTCGGCTCCAGCACCCGTTGACCATCTATCCTATTGACCAGATGAAGTCCTTGCATGTGGAGAACGACTACATCGACAGCCCTGCAGTGGTGTCACAGCAGCCACCAAGCCACAAGGTGGCCACCAGGGGGCAGGAGGTCCTGCTTGGAGCTCAACACCATCCTCACCTGTCCCGCTGCGAGGCCCCAGATGCCACCACCCACCCCTGGATCTCCTTCAGCGGCCGACCTAGCTCCatcagcagtagtagtagcaccTCTTCCGATCAGCGGTTGCTCGAGCATGCGGCACCCACCCCTTTGGTGGACTCTTATTCCAGCGGTGGAGGCCATGCCAGGATCCTGGGTACAGAGCAGCCAAAGCTTCCAGGGTCCAAACCCCAGCACTCAAAACCAGGGGTAGCCTTGCCGACTGAGAAAAACCATATGCCTTTGTGCGACAAGTGTGGAAAGTGCAGGTGCACGGAGTGTACGCTGCCCCGGACCCTTCCCTCATGTTGGGTGTGCAACCAGGAGTGTTTGTGCTCAGCCCAGAACCTGGTGGACTCAGCCACCTGCATGTGCCTAGTCAAAGGCGTGTTCTACCACTGCACCGAGGATGAGGACGAGGAAGGCTCCTGCGCCGACAAGCCGTGTTCCTGTTCACACTCAAACTGCTGTGCACGCTGGTCCTTCATGGCAGCCATTTCTCTCGTACTGCCATGCCTTATGTGCTATTTGCCTGCCGTGGGTTGTGCCAAGCTCTCACAGAAATGCTACGACAGCCTCAGGCGCCCGGGCTGCAGATGCAAAAGTGCTCAGGCCTGCAAGGTGGCAGAGGCCAAGAACTGTCCTCTGGAGAAGCAGGCCTCGTGA